The window gtccctctgggacctataacattgcaaaacaaaagtgaaaaaataagtgaataaagatcatttaaccccttccttaataaaagcttgaatcacccctcttttcccatttaaaaaaacaaaacaaaacagtgtaaataaaaataaacatatgtggtatccccacgtgtggaaatgtccaaattataaaaaatatataattaattaaactgcacggtcaatggcgtatgggcaaaaaaattccaaagtccaaaatatcgtatttttggtcactttttaagttcaataagtcctatcattacaaaaatggtaccgctaaaaacttcagatcacggcacaaaaaatgagccctcataccgccccatacgtgaaaaaaataaaaaaaagttataggggtcagaaaatgacaattttaaatgtagaaattttcctgcatgtagttatgatttttccagaagtacgacaaaatgaaacctatataagtaacgtatcattttaatcatatggacctacagaataaagataaagtgtcatttttagcgaaaaatgtactgcgtagaaacggaagcccccaaaatttacaaaatggtgttttttcttcaattttgtcacacaatgattttttttcccccctttcgctgtagatttttcggtaaaatgactgatgtcattacaaagtagaattggtggcgcaaaaaataagccatcatatggattttaaggtgcaaaattgaaatagttatgtttttttaaaggtaaggaggaaaaaacgaaagtggaaaaaccccgggtcatgTAGGGGTTAAAATCTGACCCCTATTAATTTTCTCAttgttctgtatacagggcttcatgagggctcattttttttgcgttgtgatctgtagTACAGTGAGGAGCatgaaggagggcattattacacagtaaggggcacaacaggggcattattacagtgtaGGGCATTAAGAGGAAAAATATtcctgtgtaaaaaataaaatgagcacttttactgacagacagcactaagatcactgttatagtatgtgtgggcgctattactgacaggcagcactgagaagatcattgttatagtatatgtgggcactattactgacaggcagctttgagaagatcattgttatagtatatgtgggcgctattactgacaggcagcactgagaagatcattgttatagtatatgtgggcactattactgacaggcagctttgagaagatcattgttatagtatatgtgggtgctattactgacaggcagcactgagaagatcattgttatagtatatgtgggcactattactgataggcagcactgagaagatcattgttatagtatatgtgggcgctattactgacaggcagctttgagaagatcattgttatagtatatctgggcgctattactgataggcagcactgagaagatcattgttatagtatatgtgggtgctattactgacaggcagcactgagaagatcattgttatagtatatgtgggcgctattactgataggcagcactgagaagatcattgttatagtatatgtgggcactattactgacaggcagctttgagaagatcattgttatagtatatgtgggcgctattactgacaggcagctttGAGAAGATTATTGTTAtaatatatgtgggcgctattactggcAGACAGCTTTGAGAAGATTATTgtaatagtatatgtgggcactcttACTGGCAGACAGCTTTGAGAAgatcattgttatagtatatgtgggtgctattactgacaggcagctttGAGAAGATTATTGTTAtaatatatgtgggcgctattactggcAGACAGCTTTGAGAAgatcattgttatagtatatgtgggcgctattactgacaggcagctttgagaagatcactgttaggctatgttcacacatccgtATTCCCATACCGGGTTCCGCATTGGAATCCGGCATGGAGATTCCGCTGTGGCAGattcccgttgaattcaacaggattctgctgctctgtgcgcatggtggaatttccatgccagatgtttccggcacagaaattccattttctgtgtccacacaaagaatgaacacattcattctttgtgcggagatGTCTATGAGACGACACATTCCTGTGTGGACATTCCGTCGTCTGAACAAacccttatagtatatgtgggcgccattactgataggtagcattgagaagatcactgcttATCTGTGTGCAGTGGCTATTACTGTATAAACAACAAAGTGACAATATTaggttagggctacatggcaaaaatgggttGCACAGTCAAAGATTCccatgttgttctccttgaatcGTGCTGAATCTTTGCTAAGTAAATTACTGTTTTGTAAGTAAATGTTGACacacgtagagaaatccagcacaaatcagttcttgcCCTTCTGGTGGTTTATTAAAGGataccaaacgctgagcagcagagtacccctttaagcccttaaaATAGCATCATAAAAAGTATGGTTTCTGTGACCCTGTGACTCTCTGTGACCCTGTGACtctctgtgaccctgtggtttcctgtgaccatatattttatgatgtcgttttgcgctggatttctctacatgtgtccttacaagttgctgttgctccacagctgtcCATGCACTTCGTTCATGCAAAGGGGGGGCCTGAGCTGATTTGCACTAAATGGGGTCATGTTGCGACCCCCAAATTACCGCAGTCAAAAATTCCTTctggatggaattattacgtttctcatgttgtagtcacagccattagGGGTTTGCAGCGCAATCTCATTTACTCTCATTAGATGAGATGCAGCACAGTTCAGGAAGCACGGCATGGTGATATTTGGtcacgcaatctgggggccccatttttgATTTCTGGGTCTGGGCTCATGGTatctgtcagagaaagggcactgcTGTGGTAGGCCTCAATctggttgttcaggtggtggtTTACATCCCTGTGATGACGATTGATGTCAGGGGAGAACACTGGAAGCAAAAACTTCATCATCATGTGCTCCAGGGGGAAGATGGTGCTGGTGCTGCTGCTACTGCTCCGAGTGGAGCATTgactcagcagagagcagagactgGACCCCCGTTCAGTAGGTTTTTGGTGCTGGTAGGCCGTGGCAAACTAGCAGCACAGCTTCTCTTTATAGAACTCCAATTCAGCCTCCTTCACAGAAGGCGAGAAAAATTCCCCTATTTTGGCTTTATACTGAGGGTCTAAGAGTGTTGCTATCCAGTAGTCACTTCTTTCCTTTAACCTGGCAATATGCCTGTCACTGCACATCCAGCTAGCGATCCTCGTCAGCTTTTCTGAGGGCCCGGTTTGTTCTGCCTCTGTCCCATACTACCAAAATTGATCATAGTCTTTTTCCTCATCATCATtatgatcatcatcatcagttgCACCTTCTGAAGTTTTTTCATATCCTATCCCTTCAACAGATTCTCCAAATCCTCCAGATCGCAACCAGAGAGCCAGCATGAAACTTTCTGTTGCAGACAGTGCAGCATCGTCTCCACTGTGTGGCTTTTCTCGCCCAGGCTCAGCAGATGTAACACAGCACAGTATTGCTCTTCTTTGAGCAGATAAAAAAAGAACGGTGGGGGGAGAAGGGTAGACTACAGTTTTCCCTCTGAGAGGATGCAATATCTCTGTGGAGGAGGACCTACAACAAGTCCCACTAGTCTGCCACCTTCTGCTGTACGCTGATTACTAAAGATCCACCAATTCCCACTATATGCTGGCTACTATTAGTCACCACCTTCTGATATATGCTGGTACAACAATTACAACCAATCATCCAGCTCCTGCTTTACACTGGCTACTACTAtccaccacctcctgctgtatgctggatactaaCCACTACTATCTCCTGAATTATGCTGGAAACTACAAGACCCACCATACCGCCACTTTCTGCTGTACACTGAATAGTATTAAAATGACACCTCCTGTTGTAGGCTGGCTAGAACAAGCCCAATTagtctgccacctcctgctgtatgctggctactacaaaACAACACTTCCTGCTGTCCGCTGGTTACTAGGGAGCAGCCACCTCCTGCTATATGCTGGTTACTACAGGTTACCAACCTCCAGCTGTACTCTGAATACTGCAAGTCCTGACCTTCTGTTTTATGCTAGTACTACAAGTTGACAACTCCTGATGTGCGCTCGCCACTACTTCTGCTGCATGCTGGATACTACCAGACATAAACTCCTGATAAACACTGGCTACTACAAGACCCACCAGTCCGCCACCTCCTGCTATCTGCTGGCTACTACTTGACCACCAATTTCTactgtatgctggctactacgACAACCACCTTCTGATGTATGCTGGCTATTACCATTACAACCAATCCCCCAGTTCCTGCTTTACATGGACTACTACAAATCTTCTACCTCCTGCTTTACACTTGCTCCTACTAGCCTATCACATCCTGATGTATGCTGGCTAATACAAGACCAATCCGCCATCTGCTGCTTTAAGCTGAAAGCTACCAGTATGCCACTTTCTGCAATATGCTGGTTGCTACCATCTCGCCAactgctgctgtatgctggctattACAGGAAGGCCACCCCCTGCAGTACACTGGATGCTGCAAGCCTCACCTGTCCACCACCTCCTGCCGTATGCTGGCTACTACAGGATTGCCATCACCTGATGTATGCTGGCTTCTACAAGAAACATCAGTCCAACACCTCAAGCTATATGCTGGATTCTGAAAGAATGGAACCTTCTGATGTATGCTGGATACTGCAAGACAAATTAATCCCCCACCTCCTGATATACACTGGATGCTACAGACTCTCCACTGGAAACTACAGACTCTCCATTTCCTGCTTTATGCTGAGTGCTACTAGATTGCCACGTCCTACTTCATGCTTGCTACAAGACCTACACCTTCTGatttgaggaagggagggatcctcctgaAACGTGTAATCCTCtccgttttttattttctttcaataaaatgtcctgctgatgaCTTTTTCACTACCTATGGCATTGCCTTATCCTTCTTACAAGAGTCAGCAGCACCgacttcaagttttttttttctgccttgcTTCTACTACCTTCTGATGTACACTGGCTACAGTCTTCCACCTCTTGCTGTTATCACAATACTACAAGTCTGCCGTCTCCTGCTGTAAACTGGCTACTACAAGCCTCCAGTCTACCACCTCCTGCTGTGTGCTGGGTACTAAACATACCACCTCCTGATGTATGCTGGTTAGCACATACCAttctgccacctcctgctgtacgctgggTACTACGACAACCAATCCACCACCTCCTGCTATGCTATGATCAAACCAACTAGTATACCACCTCATGCTGTAAGCTGACTACTACAAGTCTAAATAGTCTGCCACCTTCTTCTGTACGCTGGCTACTAAcagtctgccacctcctgctgtatgctggctactagTTTGTTGCCTCCTCTTGCTTAACACTAGCTACTACAGGTcctccacctcctgctgtaccctGGCTACTACTAGACAAACCAGTCCACCATATCCTTCTGCAAGCTGGGTACTACAGTCCGTCACTTCATGATGTACGCTGGATActacaagcctgccacctccctcTTTTCACTGGATACTACATGACCACCAACTCATGCTATATGCTGGCTACTACAGGCCCTTTATCTTCTGATAGACACTGGCTACTATAAGTCCCACTATTGCTTCATTTCCTGCTGTACGATGGAAACTGCAAATCTGCCACCTCCAGCTGTACACTGAATACTACAACACGACACCTCCTtctgtatgctggatactactACGCCTCCAGTCttccacctgctgctgttctctggCTACTATAAGCCCAATCAGTCTGCTACCTTCTGATGTACATTGGATACTATTAATTTGccatctcctgctgtatgctggattcTACAAGtctttcacctcctgctgtacgctgaCTAATACAACCCACCAGTCCACCATCCCCTGCTGTATTCTGGATACTACAACGCCACCATCTCATGAAGTAAGCTGGTTTCTACCTGCCTGGCACCTCCTGCTTTATGTTGGCTACGACATTTCCACTGATTCCTACTGTATAATGGCTACAAGGATGCCACCTTCTAATGTACACTTGATACTACAAGTCCCACATTATgccatctcctgctgtatgatgggTACTATCAATCCACCTTCTGCTATATGCTGGCCACTAAAAGACAACACTGCCTACTGTACTCTAGATACTACAAGCCTTACCAGTCATCCACCTCCTGCTGTGCGCTGGCAAATTTCAGTCCACCACCTCTTGCTGTTCTCCAGCTACTATCAGCCCAACCAGCCTGCTATTCACTGGCTACTACAAATCCGCCACCTCTTGCTGTACGCTGGTTACAATCCATCTGCCACCTCCTACTGTGCTATTTCTACTAGAAGCCCGCCACCTCTTGCTGTACACTGGATGCTACAAACCTCACCAGTCTACCATCCCCTGCTGTATCAAACTCCTTAAGGAAACTGATAGAGTGTGCCCAGCCCAGGTGATACATACCCAGTTGAcattgtgtctaaaaaaaaagccatccaGGCATTGCACAACTATTTGGTGGAGATGGTCGGTCAATTCATACAGTTGTGAGTGTACAGCACAGTGCATGTGACAGTCTATACAAGGAGCAGTAGGTATGGCCATGACCAATACATGTGTTTCATTTCCACTGGGTGAACATCTTACAGTATAAGGCTTCACTACAACAAGGGCAGGAATTTGTGATACCTCCATGGTTGAGTTGATCCAACTCACCTTCGGAACCTGCTgctgaagaagaaaaaagatttttttgttttcGGGATGATTTGTTACTTACTCATaattatgttaaacccaggtagaaatactatgtgcatgattaaccccttaaggacccagggtgtcaggacgtaccggtacacccggggtcctgaacaggttaaaactAGAAAATACACATTACTTCTTCTTAGATAACTATGCCACATTCACAatgcttttaatacatttttatgctAAAATACAGGTCAAACTTTGCTCAGTTTgctaggtatttttttatgtgataGCTTTTATAAGGTCACTGTGTGAGGTAAGCCCATTGAACAATGTTTTGTTCTGCTTGTTCCCCCTCTTGTGTTTTGTTTTATTGACTGAAGCACGGGAATAGCTGGAAATCTTAGCCACAGCTGTAAGCTCTCACCAAAAATCTTTGGGAACTTCACAGTACACAATTTAGGCCATGTAACAAAACTTGGGAAAGGGACTATTTGTCAAGGCCACGTCCTCAACTGTTAATATTTTAACTTTAAAATTTACTGATGAAAAAAATCTTTCACATATTTACACTTATTTCATGTTCTACTGTGTAATTTGTATTACCTTCCCTGAGACTTATTAATTTTATTTGTCTACTTACAAATATCTTGGGAGTTCACGTTCCAGGTACCTGTAGTCCTATTATCTCAATGAGTCTCTTCCTTGGGAATTGAAGGTTtagatatatacaggacacatttCTACTTAGAATAAACCAGCATTCTGCATCTTTCATGCTATAGAATGTATGTATCGTATCTTATCTTGTGACTGTAATGAAGGAATTATGAGACTTTGTCATAGAGGGTTATGGGGATCTGGAAAAAACATGACATTATATGTAGATAATTACAAAAACCCTATtagaaacaatttttttaatcaaaattcTCTTCAAGATATCTGAGTATTACAGTTAGAgatgaagatacagaagatgaaCTCCACCACCGTCACCAAGTTCCTTCTCCTTGGATTCCCGGCTCTGAATGGTTACAAGTTTCCTTTTTTCTCCATTGTCCTTTCCATGTATTGTATGACTATATGTGAGAACCTCCTGATCATTCTCCTGGTGTCCACAAGCCAACGTCTCCATTCTCCGATGTATTTCTTCCTTGGACATTTGGCCCTGACAGACATCATCCTTATAACAAGTGTTGTCCCTAAGATGCTGGATGTTATCATAAGAGAAGGAAGTGTTATATCTTTTTCTGATTGTTTTACCCAGTTTTACCTTTATGGGGGAACGGTCAGTGCTGAATGCTATTTGCTCACAGTCATGTCCTATGACCGGTACTTGGCAATCTGTAAACCGCTACATTATGTCTCAATGATGAGTGTACAGCTTAGATATAGCCTGGTCGTCTCTTCCTGGGCCCTCAGCTTTAGCATAGCAGTTATAACAGTTTTCCTTGTGTATGACTTAGACTTCTGTGGGCCAAATGTTATTAACCATTTCTTGTGTGATTTTTCTCCTCTTTTAGAACTTTCTTGCTCAGACACAACTGTTATGGAAATTGAAATTATCGTGGCTTCTGTTCCAGTAATTCTGTTTCCtttcttatttattattataacttATGTTCATATCTTCATCTCTATCTTTGGAATTTCCTCCACATCAGGCCGGAAAAAAACCTTATCCACCTGTAGCTCTCACCTCATAGTTGTTTCTACCTACTATGGGTCCATGCTCATAATCTACATGGTCCCTCATAGAGGACATTCAGTGTCTATAAACAAGTATATTTCCCTTGTCTTCATTGTGCTGACCCCTCTTCTAAACCCTGTTATATACAGTCTAAGAAACCAAGAGATTCGTTTGTCTGTAATAAAATATCTAACGCTCTGAACTGTGAGAGGACTCTCGTAGTAGACAGTAGAGATATGACGATCAGGAAGCTGAACTACACGCTTATGTTTTTGTTGATAAAATAacttattatttatataatatatcaaGTACACTAGATAATTGATTGTCTATCACATTTTGGGCttcttttatgtattttataaacTCTTCCCTGCAGTTCTGCCTCCTTTCTGCTTCTGAGCAGCCACCATCTTTTTCTGTGTGTTTtactttatttgtttttgttaaaattttaagGCATATTAATGTCTAAAAGAGAGTCAACCTCACATATGAGTAGTGGTTTACCTTGCCAtaggccaggaaaaaaaaaaaaaaaaactttagtaaTCGAGAGAAGGAGGTTTTAGTTGATCAGGtccttatttaataaaaaaattttctaCCTTTCACCTTTTTTGATTTTGTTATCATCACTttgttggatatttttttttatacttgggCACATGAAATTAGGAGATGTTGGCCATTGTTAACAATCTTATTATTTCTTACATCTTTACAGTTCCTTTTTGTACCTTAAAGATATCTGATTGTTGCCTATGGATAACTGCATTACTTTTTAtttgcacattttattttttatttttaactttttatgtcattaaaggggtaatccactggaaaacatttttttaaaatcaactggtgctaaaaagttaaacagatttgtaaatgacttctttaaaaaaaaatcttaatccttccagtacttatcagctgctgttatgattcacaggaagttattttctttttgaacttcctttctgcctgaccacaattctctctgctgacacctctgtccattttaggaactgtccagagtaggagcaaatccccatagaaaacctattctgctctggacaattcctaaaatgggcagaggtgtaagcagagagcactgtggtcaggcaaaaatgAAATTTaagagaaaataacttcctgtgaatcataacatcagctgataagtactagaatgtttaagatttttttatagaagtaatttaacatagtggtaaattttcgtctatacttgcatcatttcttggtgaaaaattgcaaaatttcatgaacaattagaaaattttgcatttttctaactttgaaactttctgcttgaaaggaaaatagatattacaaataaattatatatattgatttgcatatacaatatgtctacttaatgtttccatcataaaattgacatgtttttacttttggaagataccagagggcttcaaagttcagcagcaattttgtaatttttcacaaaattttcaaaatctgaatttttcagagaccagttcagttttgaagtggatttgaagggccttcatattagaactaccccataaattaccccattataaaaactgcacccctcaaagtattcaaaattacattcagtaagtgtgttaaccctttaggtgtgaatagcagcaaagtgaaggagaaaattaaaaatctgcattttttatactcgcatgttcttgtagacccagtttttgaatttttacagggggtaaaaggagagaaatccccccataatttgtaacccaatttctctcaagtaaggaaatacctcatatgtgtatgccaagtgttcggcgggcgcagtagaaggctcagaagggaaggagcaacaatgggattttggagagtgagtttttctgaaatggtttttgggggccatgtcacatggtgccagaacagcaaaaaaaataaaaaataaactacgtggcatactattttggaaactacacccctcaaggcacgtaacaaggggtacagtgaagcTTCACACCCCACGTGTTTTTGAtaacttttcattaaatttggatgtgtaaatacatttttctttcaCTTAAATGTTGGTTTcctccaaattttaaatttttacaaggggtaataggataaaatgccccccaaaatgtgtaaccccatctcttctgagtatggaaataccccatatgtggacgtcaaatgctctgcgggtgaactacaatgctcagaagagaaggagccacatttggctcttggaaagcaaattttgctgaaatggtttttggggggcatgtcacatttaggaagcccctatggtgccagaacagcaaaacaaccctcatatggcatactattttggaaactacacccctaaaggaacataacaaggggtacagtgagccttaacaccccacaggtgtttgacgacttttcgttaaagtcggatgtgtacattttttcccccaaacttaccatttttacaagaggtaataggagtaaatgccccccaaaatttgtaaccccgtttcttctgagtatggaaataccccatatgtatatgtaaagtgctctgttcaaaaaatctgtcagacagctgtggggtgcaaatgctcactgtaccccttattccatcacatgaggggtgcagtttccaaaatggggtcacatgtggagaggggtccattgttctggcactataggggctttgtaaacacacatggccttcaattgcagacacattctctcactaaaatcccattgtcactccttctcttctgagcattgtagtgcactcgcagagcactttacatccagatatggggtatttatatactcagaagaaatgcggTTACAAGttatggcaaacttttttttcctattaccccttgtgaaaatgaaaaatttgggataacaccagcat is drawn from Hyla sarda isolate aHylSar1 chromosome 4, aHylSar1.hap1, whole genome shotgun sequence and contains these coding sequences:
- the LOC130366686 gene encoding olfactory receptor 11A1-like, with the translated sequence MKIQKMNSTTVTKFLLLGFPALNGYKFPFFSIVLSMYCMTICENLLIILLVSTSQRLHSPMYFFLGHLALTDIILITSVVPKMLDVIIREGSVISFSDCFTQFYLYGGTVSAECYLLTVMSYDRYLAICKPLHYVSMMSVQLRYSLVVSSWALSFSIAVITVFLVYDLDFCGPNVINHFLCDFSPLLELSCSDTTVMEIEIIVASVPVILFPFLFIIITYVHIFISIFGISSTSGRKKTLSTCSSHLIVVSTYYGSMLIIYMVPHRGHSVSINKYISLVFIVLTPLLNPVIYSLRNQEIRLSVIKYLTL